One window of Mesorhizobium loti R88b genomic DNA carries:
- the gluQRS gene encoding tRNA glutamyl-Q(34) synthetase GluQRS, with product MTLLTFRFAPSPNGELHLGHAYSALLNQKLARASGGRLLLRIEDIDTTRCTPQLEAGVLADLKWLGLGWEEPVRRQSEHFAEYEAVLDRLIGMELVYPAFMSRGDIRAFITESEKRGRVWPRDPDGVPLYPPADKALTMNERKRRIAENAPFAWRLDVDAAVARVGGDLAWTEFTDETLSATRLVEARPQDWGDVIVARRDIPTSYHLAVVMDDALQGVSHVVRGQDLFSATGVQRLLQELLGLPQPAYFHHRLILGPDGRKLSKSLGDSGLATLRGTGASPDDVRRMIGL from the coding sequence ATGACGCTCCTGACATTCCGCTTCGCGCCCAGCCCCAATGGAGAACTGCACCTTGGCCACGCCTATTCGGCGCTGCTCAACCAGAAGCTGGCAAGGGCGTCGGGCGGCCGTCTGCTGCTGCGCATCGAGGATATCGACACGACGCGCTGCACGCCGCAATTAGAGGCCGGCGTGCTTGCCGATCTCAAATGGCTGGGCCTTGGCTGGGAAGAGCCGGTGCGCCGCCAGTCCGAGCATTTTGCCGAGTACGAGGCGGTGCTTGACCGGCTGATAGGCATGGAACTGGTCTATCCCGCCTTCATGAGCCGGGGCGACATCAGGGCCTTCATCACCGAAAGCGAGAAGCGCGGGCGTGTCTGGCCGCGCGATCCCGACGGCGTGCCACTCTATCCCCCCGCCGACAAGGCATTGACCATGAACGAGCGCAAGCGGCGCATCGCCGAGAATGCACCCTTCGCCTGGCGTCTGGATGTCGATGCCGCTGTTGCGCGTGTCGGCGGGGATCTCGCATGGACCGAATTCACCGATGAGACGCTTTCCGCGACCCGTTTGGTCGAAGCCCGACCGCAGGACTGGGGCGACGTGATCGTGGCGCGCCGCGATATCCCGACCAGCTATCACCTCGCAGTCGTCATGGACGATGCGCTGCAAGGCGTCAGCCATGTCGTGCGTGGCCAGGACCTGTTTTCCGCCACCGGCGTGCAGCGCCTGCTCCAGGAGCTTCTGGGGCTCCCGCAACCGGCCTATTTCCATCATCGGCTCATCCTCGGGCCGGACGGGCGAAAACTGTCGAAGAGCCTTGGCGACAGCGGCCTTGCCACGCTGCGCGGCACCGGTGCGTCGCCGGACGATGTCAGGCGAATGATCGGGCTTTGA
- a CDS encoding HNH endonuclease, producing MTVAVSPDGLPALVLNADYRPLSYYPLSLWSWQDAIKAVFLDRVNIVAEYEHAVSSPTFSMKLPSVVSLKAYVKPSRHPAFTRFNVFLRDRFQCQYCGTPEDLTFDHVIPRHRGGATTWENVVAACSPCNLRKGGMMPAHAKMFPLQKPYQPTVHDLHNNGRLFPPNHLHESWMDYLYWDVELEP from the coding sequence GTGACGGTTGCCGTATCTCCGGATGGGCTTCCAGCACTGGTGCTGAATGCGGATTACCGTCCGCTCAGCTATTACCCCTTGTCGCTCTGGTCCTGGCAGGATGCCATCAAGGCGGTGTTCCTCGACCGGGTGAACATCGTCGCCGAATACGAGCATGCGGTGTCCTCGCCGACCTTCTCGATGAAGCTGCCGAGCGTGGTCAGCCTGAAGGCCTATGTGAAGCCGTCCAGGCATCCGGCCTTCACCCGCTTCAACGTCTTCCTGCGCGACCGCTTCCAGTGCCAGTATTGCGGCACGCCGGAGGATCTGACCTTCGACCACGTCATTCCCCGCCATCGCGGCGGTGCCACGACCTGGGAGAATGTCGTCGCCGCCTGTTCGCCCTGCAACCTCAGGAAGGGCGGTATGATGCCGGCGCATGCCAAGATGTTTCCGCTGCAGAAGCCTTACCAGCCGACGGTGCATGATCTGCACAACAATGGCCGGCTGTTCCCGCCGAACCATCTGCATGAAAGCTGGATGGATTATCTCTACTGGGATGTCGAACTCGAACCTTGA
- a CDS encoding creatininase family protein, which produces MANAANASVLLEDQTWTELSDRIAAGMTTIIVPIGGTEQSGPAMALGKHNVRVKFLAEKIAGQLGNALVAPVISYVPEGAIDPPTAHMRFPGTITISDKTFEQLLESAARSFKLHGFKTIVLIGDHGGYQADERHVADRLNAEWRKTPVRVFAALEYYQITQGAYVDKLLSAGATRPEIGTHAGLADTSLMLAIDPSMVREDRLAATPKLDAGDGVYGGDPTRSSAAFGQLGVDLIVNGTTEAIRKFEKQQPK; this is translated from the coding sequence GTGGCGAACGCCGCCAACGCGTCGGTTTTGCTCGAGGACCAGACCTGGACCGAACTGAGCGATCGGATCGCCGCCGGAATGACGACGATCATTGTCCCGATAGGTGGCACTGAACAGAGCGGCCCCGCTATGGCTTTGGGCAAGCACAATGTGCGGGTCAAGTTTCTGGCTGAAAAAATAGCCGGCCAACTGGGCAACGCGTTGGTCGCGCCCGTGATCTCCTATGTTCCGGAAGGAGCCATCGATCCGCCGACCGCCCATATGCGGTTTCCCGGCACGATCACCATCAGTGACAAGACTTTCGAGCAGCTGCTCGAATCCGCTGCCCGCAGCTTCAAGCTGCACGGCTTCAAGACCATCGTGCTGATCGGCGACCATGGTGGCTATCAGGCCGACGAGCGCCATGTCGCCGACCGCCTGAACGCCGAATGGCGCAAAACCCCGGTCAGGGTCTTTGCGGCGCTCGAGTACTATCAGATCACCCAAGGCGCCTATGTCGACAAGCTCCTGTCGGCCGGCGCGACGCGGCCGGAGATCGGAACCCACGCGGGATTGGCCGACACATCGCTCATGCTCGCCATCGATCCGTCCATGGTGCGCGAGGATCGCCTCGCGGCCACCCCGAAGCTCGATGCCGGCGACGGCGTCTATGGCGGCGATCCGACACGATCGTCAGCCGCGTTTGGCCAGCTCGGCGTCGACCTGATCGTCAACGGAACGACCGAAGCGATCCGTAAATTCGAAAAACAGCAGCCCAAATGA
- a CDS encoding GNAT family N-acetyltransferase — protein MAAIPLLEETSGGTAGAMVSGLAGLGRDADPAHIEILANNRPERKLAIYPASAGFDLVEELDYLCARTIEPNVFFNPRFLAPAMPRLEDREVRLAVIRDGDEYRNRLRLLVPISVERPVVPFGVPVMRTWSSPFGPLGTPLIDRDDPIGVVEDFFSMLSRPHLKLPKVFVLPDIRLDGPVASLLATVAETRGLTLVTTSQAQRPALESELDGDDYLKASLRSHHYREFRRLKRRLGDLGRLEHVVARGPEDIRHAIESFLTLEASGWKGRDRTAMAIDRFRAAFAREAVHRLAEQDMCRIHSLTLDGRTIACLIVFVEAGVAYTWKTAYDETLAAYSPGTLLMIEVTRQHLDDPNIMMTDSCAVPDHPVMSRLWTERKPIGTLVIGLTPDADRLTRQAASQLHLYRETRNMARLLRNRMKSLLRRR, from the coding sequence ATGGCCGCCATCCCGTTGCTCGAGGAAACCAGCGGCGGCACCGCCGGCGCCATGGTGTCCGGCCTCGCCGGGCTCGGGCGCGACGCCGATCCCGCCCATATCGAAATCCTCGCCAACAACCGGCCCGAGCGCAAGCTTGCCATCTATCCGGCATCGGCCGGCTTCGATCTGGTCGAGGAACTGGATTACCTCTGCGCCCGCACGATCGAGCCGAACGTCTTCTTCAACCCGCGCTTCCTGGCCCCGGCCATGCCGCGGCTGGAAGACCGCGAGGTGCGGCTGGCGGTGATCCGCGACGGCGACGAATACCGCAACCGGCTGCGGCTGCTGGTGCCGATCTCGGTCGAGCGCCCGGTGGTGCCGTTCGGCGTTCCGGTGATGCGTACATGGTCGAGCCCGTTTGGTCCGCTCGGCACGCCGCTGATCGACCGCGACGATCCGATAGGTGTCGTCGAGGATTTCTTCTCGATGCTGTCGCGCCCGCACCTCAAGCTGCCGAAAGTCTTTGTCTTGCCCGACATCAGGCTCGACGGTCCAGTGGCGAGCCTGCTTGCCACGGTGGCCGAGACGCGAGGGCTGACGCTGGTCACCACCAGCCAGGCCCAGCGCCCCGCGCTGGAGAGCGAACTCGACGGCGACGACTATCTGAAGGCCTCGCTGCGCTCGCACCATTATCGCGAGTTCCGCCGCCTGAAACGGCGCCTTGGCGACCTCGGCAGGCTGGAGCATGTGGTGGCGCGCGGCCCCGAAGACATCCGCCACGCCATCGAAAGCTTCCTGACGCTGGAAGCGTCCGGCTGGAAGGGCCGCGATCGCACCGCCATGGCGATCGACCGCTTCCGCGCCGCCTTTGCCCGCGAGGCGGTGCACAGGCTTGCCGAACAGGACATGTGCCGCATCCATTCGCTGACGCTCGATGGCCGCACCATCGCCTGCCTGATCGTCTTCGTCGAAGCCGGCGTCGCCTATACGTGGAAGACAGCCTATGACGAGACGCTGGCCGCCTATTCGCCGGGCACGCTGCTGATGATCGAGGTGACCAGGCAGCACCTCGACGATCCCAACATCATGATGACCGATTCCTGCGCGGTGCCAGATCATCCAGTGATGAGCAGGCTGTGGACCGAACGCAAGCCGATCGGAACGCTGGTGATCGGGCTGACGCCGGATGCCGACCGGCTCACCCGCCAGGCCGCCTCGCAACTGCATCTCTACCGCGAGACCCGCAACATGGCACGCCTGCTGCGCAACCGGATGAAGAGCCTGCTGAGACGGCGCTAG
- a CDS encoding disulfide bond formation protein B, protein MTATMNADTGRQRTRMALFLAVAMAATVGSALGFEHIGGYIPCHLCLEQRTPYYVGVPLMVLAAIASMLRAPAWLTRGLLGIGGLLMLYGLYLGVYHSGVEWQWWAGPTDCTAGAGPVDTGGKGVLDALDKFVPPSCDKAALRILGLSLAGWNAIASLILAAVAFRGALSRD, encoded by the coding sequence ATGACAGCGACCATGAATGCCGACACCGGACGCCAGCGCACGCGCATGGCCTTGTTTCTCGCAGTCGCCATGGCCGCTACCGTCGGCTCGGCCCTCGGCTTCGAGCACATCGGCGGCTACATCCCTTGCCATCTCTGCCTGGAGCAGCGCACCCCCTATTACGTCGGCGTGCCGTTGATGGTGCTGGCGGCGATTGCATCGATGCTGCGCGCGCCGGCCTGGCTGACGCGCGGCCTGCTGGGCATCGGCGGCCTGCTGATGCTCTACGGCCTCTATCTCGGCGTCTACCACTCCGGCGTCGAATGGCAGTGGTGGGCAGGCCCGACCGATTGCACGGCAGGCGCCGGGCCGGTCGACACCGGCGGCAAGGGCGTGCTCGACGCACTCGACAAATTCGTGCCGCCCTCCTGCGACAAGGCCGCACTGCGCATCCTTGGCCTGTCTTTGGCCGGCTGGAACGCCATCGCCAGCCTGATCCTCGCCGCCGTCGCCTTCCGCGGCGCGCTGTCGCGCGATTAA
- a CDS encoding DNA-3-methyladenine glycosylase family protein, producing the protein MQRIATLDDIARGLDALCIIDPRLEKVRGMAGEVPLRLSEPGFRSLASIIVSQQVSRASADAIFGRLTRLVDPLTPQAVLAAGEDMFREAGLSRPKQRGLIAVAQAVADGLDLNHLCSLEAEEAITAMTAVSGIGPWTAEVYLLFAAGHPDIFPARDVALQSAVGHALGIDPRPPEKTLIQLAESWSPWRGVASRLFWSYYRETRGRDAAPPA; encoded by the coding sequence ATGCAACGCATCGCGACACTGGACGACATCGCCCGGGGGCTGGATGCGCTTTGCATCATCGACCCGCGCCTGGAGAAGGTGCGCGGCATGGCGGGCGAAGTGCCGCTGCGGCTCTCAGAGCCGGGCTTCAGGAGCCTGGCCTCGATCATCGTCTCGCAGCAAGTGTCCCGGGCGAGCGCCGACGCCATCTTTGGCCGGCTGACCAGGCTTGTCGATCCGCTGACGCCGCAGGCGGTTCTGGCGGCCGGCGAGGACATGTTTCGCGAGGCCGGCCTGTCGCGGCCCAAGCAGCGCGGCCTGATCGCGGTTGCCCAGGCGGTGGCCGACGGCCTCGACCTCAATCACCTCTGTTCGCTTGAGGCTGAGGAGGCGATCACGGCGATGACTGCGGTGTCCGGTATCGGCCCATGGACGGCGGAAGTTTATCTCCTGTTTGCCGCCGGGCACCCCGACATCTTCCCGGCGCGTGACGTTGCCTTGCAGAGCGCGGTCGGTCATGCGCTCGGCATCGACCCGCGTCCGCCGGAGAAAACACTGATCCAGCTCGCCGAATCATGGAGCCCGTGGCGAGGTGTCGCATCGCGGCTTTTCTGGTCCTATTATCGCGAAACCAGAGGACGGGATGCTGCACCACCGGCCTGA
- a CDS encoding YqaA family protein, with product MLRGLYDWTLSLAARKSAEWWLAFIAFVESSVFFIPADVLFLPMALARPERAYRYALTATVASVLGGIAGWLIGYYAYDTIARPILEHFGGLAAFEQWQSSGTGLMLVLLVTSGVAHLPPIKVVTILAGALHINLVVFIVSAILARGARFLLLAWLLRRYGESIKEFIEKRLGLIVGAGAAALILLYILIKYAL from the coding sequence ATGCTTCGCGGACTGTACGATTGGACCCTGTCGCTGGCGGCGCGCAAATCTGCTGAATGGTGGCTGGCCTTCATCGCCTTCGTCGAGAGCTCGGTGTTCTTCATTCCGGCGGACGTACTGTTCCTGCCCATGGCGTTGGCACGGCCCGAACGCGCCTATCGCTACGCGCTGACCGCCACAGTTGCGTCCGTGCTGGGCGGCATTGCCGGGTGGCTGATCGGCTACTATGCCTACGACACGATAGCACGGCCGATTCTGGAGCACTTCGGCGGCCTTGCCGCCTTCGAGCAGTGGCAGTCGTCGGGCACGGGGCTAATGCTGGTGCTGCTCGTCACGTCCGGCGTTGCGCACCTGCCGCCGATCAAGGTGGTCACCATTCTGGCCGGGGCGCTTCACATAAATCTTGTTGTTTTCATCGTCTCGGCCATCCTGGCGCGAGGCGCTCGTTTCCTGCTGCTTGCCTGGCTGCTGCGTCGCTATGGTGAGTCGATCAAGGAGTTCATCGAGAAGCGCCTGGGATTGATTGTCGGCGCCGGCGCGGCTGCCCTGATTTTGCTCTATATCCTGATCAAATACGCGCTCTAG
- a CDS encoding oligosaccharide flippase family protein has translation MRFSAATTAGRFLPQRLALRVGPLLGRIDAVLFTADERGEAGRMSVIAFSIRIVSAVIAFISQVLMARWMGSFEYGIFVLVWVTMVIVGNLACLGFHTSVIRFIPEYRERGMMDELRGIVVASRLFVLIASTIIAGLGALGVWLAAPWLENYYVIPFILGVICLPMIAVSDLLQGQARANSWALFALSPTYLIRPVLILLFMALMLYAGYAADARTAIFASIAATYVTTLAQLIGVTHRMERQIPAGPMKVHFAQWFVVSLPIFLVESFFFLLTNADVLMVGAYMAPNDVAVYFATVKTLALVHFVYFAVKAGVAQRYAQFTHGDPEKLAAFARETVSWTFWPSLLMAFLVLALGEPMLVLFGPEFTSGYPLLFLLVFGVVARAAVGPCESLLTMSGNQNICAAVYAMTLAFNIGLNVVLIPHFGLWGAAMATAFAMIFEASALSFTVWRKLGIVMVIFVPAKGAA, from the coding sequence GTGCGCTTTTCCGCGGCCACGACTGCCGGGCGGTTCTTGCCGCAGCGTTTGGCGCTGCGCGTGGGGCCTCTGCTTGGCCGCATCGATGCCGTGCTGTTCACCGCCGATGAACGCGGCGAGGCCGGCCGCATGTCGGTCATCGCCTTCTCCATCCGCATCGTCAGCGCTGTTATCGCCTTCATCAGCCAGGTGCTGATGGCGCGCTGGATGGGTTCGTTCGAATACGGCATCTTCGTGCTTGTCTGGGTGACGATGGTCATCGTCGGCAACCTCGCCTGCCTCGGCTTCCACACCTCGGTCATCCGTTTCATCCCCGAATACCGCGAGCGCGGAATGATGGATGAACTGCGCGGCATCGTCGTGGCCAGCCGCCTGTTCGTGCTGATCGCCTCCACCATCATCGCCGGGCTCGGCGCGCTCGGCGTCTGGCTGGCAGCACCCTGGCTCGAAAACTACTACGTGATACCGTTCATCCTGGGCGTCATCTGCCTGCCTATGATCGCGGTGTCGGATCTGTTGCAAGGCCAGGCAAGGGCCAACAGCTGGGCGCTGTTTGCCCTGTCGCCAACCTATCTGATACGGCCGGTGCTGATCCTGCTGTTCATGGCGCTGATGCTTTACGCCGGCTACGCCGCCGATGCCAGGACGGCGATCTTCGCCTCGATCGCCGCCACCTATGTCACCACGCTCGCCCAGCTGATCGGCGTCACCCACCGCATGGAAAGGCAGATCCCGGCCGGGCCGATGAAGGTGCATTTCGCACAATGGTTCGTCGTCTCGCTGCCGATCTTCTTGGTCGAAAGCTTCTTCTTCCTGCTCACCAATGCCGATGTGCTGATGGTCGGCGCCTATATGGCGCCCAACGACGTCGCCGTCTATTTCGCCACGGTCAAGACGCTGGCGCTGGTGCATTTCGTCTATTTCGCCGTCAAGGCCGGTGTTGCCCAGCGCTATGCGCAATTCACCCATGGCGACCCGGAAAAGCTTGCCGCCTTCGCCCGCGAGACGGTGTCGTGGACCTTCTGGCCATCCCTGCTGATGGCGTTCCTGGTGCTGGCGCTGGGCGAACCCATGCTGGTGCTGTTCGGCCCCGAATTCACGTCCGGTTATCCGCTGCTGTTCCTGCTCGTCTTCGGCGTTGTGGCGCGCGCCGCCGTCGGCCCTTGCGAAAGCCTGCTCACCATGAGCGGCAACCAGAATATCTGCGCCGCCGTCTATGCCATGACACTGGCCTTCAACATCGGCCTCAACGTGGTGCTGATCCCGCATTTCGGCCTGTGGGGCGCGGCCATGGCCACCGCCTTTGCCATGATCTTCGAGGCCAGCGCGCTGTCCTTCACGGTGTGGCGCAAGCTCGGCATTGTCATGGTGATCTTCGTGCCTGCCAAAGGAGCCGCCTGA
- a CDS encoding YncE family protein, whose amino-acid sequence MIKPYPQVTSFRALLVLLLALSSASASAGSCPEDCSEPAPSHSPINIYDQTSSDHLSPATAGALPRVYVPNRSSNSVSVIDPLTLKEVDRFPVGRKPQHIVPSWDLKTLWVANNASGTSKGSVTPIDPKTAKPGHEIPVDDPYNMYFMPDGSSAIIVDEAYQRLDLRDPQTMALKSTLATPTCPGINHADFSVDSSYAIFTCEYGDGGLLKVDLKNQKVLGHLALSKMGMPQDVRLSPDGRVFYVADMMNDGVFLIDGDSFTEIGFIATGIGTHGFVVSRDGKKLYVSNRGSHKMEQGRAKGPGSVTVIDFATRSVVAQWPIPGGGSPDMGNVSADGKQLWLSGRFDSEVYMIDTTSGAVTKIRVGVEPHGLTVWPQPGRYSQGHTGNMR is encoded by the coding sequence ATGATCAAACCATATCCGCAGGTCACGAGCTTTCGCGCGCTGCTCGTCTTGTTGCTTGCCCTGTCTTCGGCATCGGCTTCGGCCGGCTCATGCCCGGAGGATTGCAGCGAGCCGGCGCCTTCGCACTCCCCGATCAATATCTACGACCAGACAAGCTCTGATCATTTGAGCCCCGCGACGGCAGGCGCACTGCCTCGTGTCTATGTTCCAAACCGCTCGTCCAACAGCGTATCGGTCATCGACCCCCTGACGCTCAAGGAAGTCGACAGGTTCCCTGTCGGGCGCAAGCCGCAGCACATCGTTCCGTCCTGGGATCTGAAGACACTCTGGGTCGCCAACAACGCCAGCGGCACCAGCAAGGGTAGCGTGACACCAATCGACCCCAAGACCGCCAAGCCGGGTCACGAAATTCCGGTCGATGACCCCTACAACATGTATTTCATGCCGGACGGAAGTTCGGCCATCATAGTCGATGAAGCCTACCAGCGGCTCGACCTGCGCGATCCGCAGACCATGGCGCTGAAATCGACGCTCGCGACGCCGACCTGCCCCGGAATCAACCACGCCGATTTTTCCGTCGACAGTTCCTACGCCATCTTCACCTGCGAATATGGCGATGGCGGCCTGCTAAAGGTCGACCTGAAAAACCAGAAGGTGCTCGGCCACCTCGCTCTGTCGAAAATGGGCATGCCGCAGGACGTTAGGCTCTCCCCCGACGGCAGGGTCTTCTACGTCGCCGACATGATGAACGACGGCGTGTTCCTGATCGACGGAGACAGCTTTACCGAGATCGGCTTCATCGCCACCGGCATCGGCACGCACGGGTTTGTTGTCAGCCGTGACGGGAAAAAACTTTATGTGTCGAACCGCGGCTCGCACAAGATGGAGCAAGGCCGTGCAAAGGGGCCGGGCAGCGTGACGGTCATCGATTTCGCCACCCGCTCGGTCGTCGCTCAATGGCCGATACCGGGTGGCGGCAGCCCCGACATGGGCAATGTCAGCGCCGACGGCAAGCAATTGTGGCTGTCCGGTCGCTTCGATAGCGAGGTCTACATGATCGACACGACCTCGGGCGCCGTGACGAAAATCCGGGTCGGCGTCGAGCCCCACGGCCTGACGGTCTGGCCGCAGCCGGGCAGATACTCGCAAGGCCACACCGGCAACATGCGATAG
- a CDS encoding DMT family transporter yields MHSIKRFIPATFVVLWATGFIGARYAMPWAEPFTFLAARFVIAAILLAVLMLVLGSKRATREEALHATGAGVLMHGVYLGAVFWAIHRGMPAGFSALIVGLQPLITAVLAGKFLGEAILPRHWLGLGIGLIGIVIVLWPKLGALGGGVTVATLTASLVSVLGMSAGTIWQKRFASGGDLVAATMWQYVGGASVMILAALAFETHTVTINGELIFAMAWLVLVLSLGAIFLLMVMIRDGEMSKVASLFYLVPAVTAIIAWALFDEQLNALQIVGMAITTFGVGLATARPAKSQPTRARASR; encoded by the coding sequence ATGCACAGCATCAAGCGGTTCATCCCCGCCACCTTCGTCGTCCTGTGGGCGACCGGCTTCATCGGCGCGCGCTACGCCATGCCGTGGGCGGAGCCGTTCACCTTCCTCGCCGCACGGTTCGTCATCGCCGCCATCCTGCTGGCTGTGCTGATGCTGGTGCTCGGCTCGAAACGCGCTACGCGGGAAGAGGCGCTGCATGCGACGGGCGCCGGCGTGCTGATGCACGGCGTCTATCTCGGCGCCGTCTTCTGGGCCATCCACCGGGGCATGCCCGCCGGATTTTCGGCTCTCATCGTCGGCCTGCAGCCGCTGATCACGGCCGTGCTTGCCGGCAAATTCCTGGGCGAAGCGATCCTGCCGCGCCACTGGCTTGGCCTGGGCATCGGCCTGATCGGCATCGTCATCGTGCTGTGGCCGAAGCTCGGCGCGCTCGGCGGCGGCGTGACGGTGGCGACCCTGACAGCCTCGCTGGTCTCGGTGCTCGGCATGAGCGCCGGCACCATCTGGCAGAAGCGATTTGCCTCCGGCGGCGACCTCGTCGCCGCGACCATGTGGCAATATGTCGGCGGCGCCTCCGTGATGATCCTGGCAGCACTTGCCTTCGAAACACATACAGTCACCATCAACGGCGAACTGATCTTCGCCATGGCCTGGCTGGTGCTGGTGCTGTCGCTTGGCGCCATCTTCCTGTTGATGGTGATGATCCGCGACGGCGAAATGTCGAAAGTCGCCTCGCTGTTCTACCTGGTGCCGGCGGTGACGGCGATCATCGCCTGGGCCCTGTTCGACGAGCAGCTCAACGCGCTGCAGATTGTCGGCATGGCGATCACCACCTTCGGCGTTGGCCTGGCAACGGCGCGACCTGCAAAATCTCAGCCGACCCGGGCACGCGCCTCAAGGTAA